One genomic segment of Profundibacter amoris includes these proteins:
- the pnp gene encoding polyribonucleotide nucleotidyltransferase encodes MFNVTTKSMQWGEEKLTLETGKIARQADGCVIATLGETSVLCAVTFAKTQKPGQDFFPLTVHYGEKYYAAGKVPGGFFKREARPTEKETLTSRLIDRPIRPLFVPGFKNEVLVICTVLSHDLVNDPDMVAMIGASAALTISGVPFMGPIGACRVGFVDGEYILNPEIDDMHDLRNKPEQRLDLVVAGTKDAVMMVESEAYELTEEEMLGAVNFAHEQIQPVIDLIIDFAEDCAKEPFDYQPADYSELYEAVAKAGEKLMRKAFAITDKQERTTAVAEAREAIKAALTDEQLADENLGSAMKKLEASILRGDVVKTGKRIDGRDTTTVRPITSETGLLPRTHGSALFTRGETQGLVVTTLGTGDDEQMIDALQGMYKSNFMLHYNFPPYSVGEVGRFGFTGRREIGHGKLAWRALQAVLPPATDFPYTIRVVSEITESNGSSSMASVCGGSLSMMDAGVPLKAPVAGVAMGLILEDSGDYAILTDILGDEDHLGDMDFKVAGTDKGITSLQMDIKVAGITPDIMDKALAQAKDARLHILGEMANALTEAGEFSAHAPRIETMQIPTDKIREVIGSGGKVIREIVEVSGAKVDINDEGIIKIASPNAEAIQKAYDMINSIVAEPEEGKIYRGKVVKIVDFGAFVNFFGKRDGLVHVSQIENRRLNHPSDVLKEGQEVWVKLLGFDDRGKVRLAMKMVDQETGKEITEDKE; translated from the coding sequence ATGTTTAACGTAACGACGAAATCTATGCAGTGGGGCGAAGAGAAGCTGACACTGGAAACGGGCAAGATCGCCCGTCAGGCAGACGGCTGTGTGATCGCCACTTTGGGCGAAACCAGCGTTCTGTGTGCTGTGACTTTTGCAAAGACACAAAAACCCGGTCAGGATTTTTTCCCGCTGACCGTTCACTATGGTGAAAAATATTATGCAGCCGGCAAAGTGCCCGGCGGGTTCTTCAAACGCGAAGCACGCCCGACCGAAAAAGAAACCCTGACATCGCGCCTGATCGACCGCCCGATCCGCCCGCTGTTTGTTCCCGGTTTCAAAAACGAAGTTCTGGTAATCTGTACCGTTCTGTCACACGATCTGGTGAATGATCCCGATATGGTCGCGATGATCGGTGCCTCGGCCGCGCTGACAATTTCCGGCGTGCCGTTCATGGGGCCGATTGGTGCCTGTCGCGTTGGTTTTGTGGATGGCGAATACATCCTAAACCCTGAAATCGACGACATGCACGATCTGCGCAACAAGCCCGAGCAGCGGCTTGATCTGGTTGTCGCCGGCACCAAAGACGCCGTGATGATGGTTGAATCCGAAGCCTACGAACTGACCGAAGAAGAAATGCTGGGCGCTGTGAATTTCGCCCACGAACAGATCCAGCCGGTGATCGACCTGATCATCGACTTTGCCGAAGATTGCGCCAAAGAGCCGTTCGACTATCAGCCCGCCGATTATTCCGAGCTGTACGAGGCGGTAGCCAAAGCCGGCGAGAAGCTGATGCGCAAAGCATTCGCGATCACCGACAAACAGGAACGCACCACGGCCGTTGCCGAAGCCCGCGAAGCCATCAAGGCGGCGTTGACCGACGAACAGCTGGCCGACGAAAATCTGGGTTCAGCAATGAAGAAGCTGGAAGCCAGCATCCTGCGTGGCGACGTTGTGAAAACCGGTAAACGGATCGACGGGCGCGACACCACCACGGTGCGCCCGATCACATCCGAAACCGGCCTGCTGCCCCGCACACACGGCTCGGCCCTGTTTACACGCGGCGAAACCCAAGGGCTGGTTGTAACCACTCTGGGCACCGGCGATGACGAACAGATGATCGATGCGCTGCAAGGCATGTATAAATCCAACTTCATGCTGCACTATAACTTCCCGCCCTATTCGGTTGGCGAAGTTGGCCGCTTTGGTTTCACCGGCCGGCGCGAAATCGGCCACGGTAAACTGGCATGGCGCGCGTTGCAGGCGGTTCTGCCCCCTGCCACCGATTTCCCCTACACAATTCGGGTTGTGTCGGAAATTACCGAATCCAACGGCTCGTCCTCGATGGCTTCGGTCTGTGGTGGTTCGTTGTCGATGATGGATGCCGGTGTGCCCCTGAAGGCCCCTGTTGCCGGTGTGGCCATGGGTTTGATCCTAGAGGACAGCGGCGATTACGCCATCCTGACCGATATTCTGGGTGACGAAGACCACCTTGGCGACATGGACTTCAAGGTTGCCGGGACTGACAAAGGCATCACATCGCTGCAAATGGACATCAAGGTTGCGGGCATTACACCCGACATCATGGACAAGGCATTGGCACAGGCCAAAGACGCCCGTCTGCACATCCTTGGTGAAATGGCCAACGCACTGACCGAAGCTGGCGAATTCAGTGCCCACGCACCACGCATCGAAACCATGCAGATCCCGACGGATAAAATCCGCGAAGTGATCGGCTCGGGTGGTAAGGTGATCCGCGAAATCGTTGAAGTATCCGGCGCCAAAGTCGACATCAACGACGAAGGGATCATCAAGATCGCCTCGCCGAATGCCGAAGCCATCCAGAAGGCCTATGACATGATCAACTCGATCGTGGCTGAACCGGAAGAAGGCAAGATCTATCGCGGCAAAGTTGTCAAAATCGTCGATTTCGGCGCATTCGTGAACTTCTTTGGCAAGCGCGACGGTCTGGTCCATGTTTCGCAAATCGAAAACCGCCGTCTGAACCATCCTT